One window of the Cryptomeria japonica chromosome 7, Sugi_1.0, whole genome shotgun sequence genome contains the following:
- the LOC131062394 gene encoding uncharacterized protein LOC131062394 encodes MGSLSGFLQRPFAAVVAVVATAVSVDVPDKLHTKTAPVLPYTVNSSPQIQSECTTPSSWFSYVSTASPTTLSAVKRFSSLLKASPADEKLFWNQFVAIPPLHGSLTSSGSIEAQNKSNLLTHACLKKTLLRSSSLPFSQAPWGLHYIKHSTSTSAQVPIFLALYKSADLTYGLPNAFSRNSRISSGQGPIKHSDFSTTQSREFHVWHLPKQGANGSTDSPEGQSEQRKPVVAVVLLGWLGAKQKHLKRYADWYNSRGIHAITFTVPMKDIVSYKPGGKTDQNLDLLVTELAHWIDERNKDSPEKYLIFHTFSNTGWLTYGVLLEKFLALDHSLVDNIKGCVVDSAPVAIPDPQVWASGFSAALMKKNSVATKGILKGTPGSGDLSEFENEPKAAVAETALLVMLEKFFKVFLKLPIVDRRLSDVLGLLSNQQPPCPQLYIYSTADRVIPAESVEAFIEKQKKAGHNVRACNFELSPHVDHFRNFPDLYTSQLSSFLEDCLHKHKVE; translated from the exons ATGGGATCCTTATCAGGATTCCTTCAGAGACCATTTGCGGCCGTAGTTGCTGTGGTTGCGACTGCAGTCTCCGTGGACGTGCCGGATAAATTGCATACAAAGACTGCCCCGGTTCTCCCCTATACAGTAAACTCATCTCCTCAAATTCAGTCTGAATGCACCACTCCATCCTCGTGGTTTTCATATGTATCTACAGCTAGTCCTACGACTTTATCAGCAGTCAAGAGATTCTCAAGTCTTTTAAAAGCTTCACCTGCGGACGAAAAACTTTTCTGGAACCAATTTGTGGCCATCCCTCCCTTGCATGGATCCCTAACCTCTTCAGGTTCCATTGAAGCACAGAATAAAAGCAATCTCTTGACACACGCTTGCCTTAAGAAAACTTTATTGAGGTCATCCAGTTTGCCCTTCTCACAAGCTCCTTGgggtttgcattatatcaaacattctACCTCGACATCTGCTCAGGTACCTATTTTCCTTGCCCTCTATAAGTCTGCAGATTTGACATACGGGTTGCCAAATGCGTTCTCTCGCAATTCTAGAATATCATCTGGCCAAGGCCCTATCAAGCATTCAGATTTCTCTACTACCCAGTCAAGGGAATTCCATGTGTGGCATTTGCCAAAGCAGGGGGCAAATGGTTCTACTGATTCACCAGAAGGGCAGTCCGAGCAAAGGAAACCCGTTGTTGCAGTGGTTTTGCTAGGATGGTTGGGAGCCAAGCAGAAACATCTGAAAAGGTATGCAGATTGGTATAATTCCAGGGGAATTCATGCAATTACTTTCACAGTTCCCATGAAGGACATTGTCAGCTACAAGCCTGGAGGAAAAACAGACCAGAATCTTGATTTGCTTGTGACTGAATTAGCTCACTGGATAGATGAAAGAAATAAGGATTCCCCAGAGAAGTACCTAATCTTCCATACTTTTAGTAACACTGGCTGGCTTAC TTATGGAGTTTTGCTTGAGAAGTTTCTTGCTCTGGATCATTCTCTGGTAGACAATATCAAGGGTTGTGTGGTAGATTCTGCCCCAGTTGCAATACCGGATCCTCAG GTATGGGCCTCTGGTTTTTCTGCAGCCTTGATGAAGAAAAACAGTGTAGCAACCAAGGGAATCTTGAAGGGAACGCCAGGTAGTGGAGATTTATCAGAGTTTGAGAATGAGCCAAAGGCTGCTGTTGCAGAGACAGCTCTACTTGTTATGctagaaaagtttttcaaagtatTTCTAAAGCTTCCAATTGTTGACAG GAGGCTTTCAGATGTGTTGGGACTTTTATCAAATCAGCAGCCACCGTGTCCGCAGCTCTACATATACAGCACTGCTGACAGGGTGATCCCTGCTGAATCTGTGGAAGCGTTTATTGAAAAGCAAAAGAAAGCAGGGCACAATGTGAGGGCATGCAATTTTGAACTATCACCCCATGTGGATCACTTTCGGAATTTTCCAGATCTGTACACCTCTCAGTTAAGTAGCTTCTTGGAGGATTGCCTACACAAGCACAAAGTCGAATAG